One part of the Sorangiineae bacterium MSr11954 genome encodes these proteins:
- a CDS encoding helix-turn-helix domain-containing protein: MSAPIVEDEYAMDGSRESAQAIVALSTTSELEAMATQLLALPGSLGSKLEAIERAAIAVTMRNCGHNKSEAARVLGMDRKALERRWQRFNGVIRTSASSRETSEESSEAREP; this comes from the coding sequence ATGAGCGCTCCGATTGTCGAGGACGAATATGCAATGGACGGGAGCCGCGAATCGGCTCAAGCGATCGTGGCGCTTTCCACGACGAGTGAGCTGGAGGCGATGGCGACCCAGCTGCTCGCCCTCCCAGGCAGCTTGGGAAGCAAATTAGAAGCAATCGAACGCGCGGCCATCGCCGTCACGATGCGAAACTGTGGTCACAACAAGAGCGAGGCAGCGCGCGTGCTCGGCATGGACCGAAAGGCGCTCGAACGCCGATGGCAACGCTTCAACGGTGTGATTCGCACGAGCGCGAGCTCACGCGAGACCTCCGAAGAGAGCTCGGAAGCGCGCGAGCCGTAG
- a CDS encoding cadherin-like beta sandwich domain-containing protein yields MIGLSAADVFPAQQQTVPMAAQSAHAAQSAHAAPPVRENRTMLGVAMPGIAPTRPAADSPAPAAPGSPGAGPMRSENRTMLGVAMPGIAPTQEPAPMAPIARAPLAPAAIPPIVPPPPPLLQEPLPQAPVVPKKGGFPLGVVAGLIAVLVAGAGVAVYFFWRAGAPLVVRPRLGAQGNEQLQLVCSSCPDGTTAALGGASATFKDKEALLELTSPLKVGDNPLEIRLDRPGMGRDESVKASIPVPYRMKVDLSGTTDPIVVRVETLPGTVVKVDGRDVALDGEGRGAQPVDVRAETEGASDEGKVLEKSIPYEVTPKGSATERGTLTARLGVVPLHIDAPSARLMTDLDRFVVAGRTAKGASVTVNGRPIESGTGIFFGTFELPAGKETPVEIRASAPHVAARTARYSVRRVASLEAEAKSFEAANPLGYDAVAANIEGHIGKDIAIEGEVRQARTVNHQTVIIVDDARGCAKHPCLVRVLYGGDLDLQPRQELKAYGRVTRGFSPSDAATPGGKPIPEVEADFVLRAKQGASNGRKSK; encoded by the coding sequence ATGATTGGCCTGTCGGCTGCGGACGTCTTTCCCGCGCAGCAGCAGACGGTGCCGATGGCCGCGCAATCCGCGCATGCGGCGCAGTCTGCGCATGCGGCGCCGCCCGTGCGCGAGAATCGGACGATGCTGGGGGTGGCCATGCCGGGGATCGCGCCCACGAGGCCCGCGGCGGATTCGCCTGCGCCGGCCGCACCCGGATCACCTGGTGCCGGGCCGATGCGCAGCGAGAACCGCACCATGCTGGGCGTAGCCATGCCGGGGATTGCCCCCACGCAGGAGCCTGCGCCCATGGCGCCGATCGCGCGTGCGCCGCTGGCGCCGGCGGCCATTCCGCCCATCGTGCCGCCTCCTCCCCCGCTCTTGCAGGAGCCGCTTCCGCAGGCGCCGGTGGTGCCAAAGAAGGGCGGATTTCCGCTCGGGGTGGTGGCGGGGCTCATCGCGGTGTTGGTCGCGGGCGCGGGGGTCGCGGTTTACTTCTTCTGGAGGGCGGGCGCACCGTTGGTGGTGCGGCCGCGTTTGGGCGCGCAAGGAAACGAGCAGCTGCAGCTGGTGTGCTCCAGTTGTCCGGATGGAACGACGGCCGCGCTCGGCGGCGCGAGCGCGACATTCAAGGACAAGGAGGCGTTGCTCGAGCTTACGAGCCCGCTCAAGGTCGGCGACAACCCGCTGGAGATCCGGCTCGATCGGCCCGGGATGGGGCGCGATGAGTCGGTGAAGGCATCGATCCCGGTGCCCTACCGTATGAAGGTCGATCTGTCGGGCACGACCGATCCCATCGTGGTGCGGGTGGAGACATTGCCCGGAACGGTCGTGAAGGTCGATGGACGCGACGTGGCGCTCGACGGCGAGGGGCGCGGCGCGCAGCCGGTGGACGTGCGCGCGGAGACCGAGGGCGCTTCGGACGAGGGCAAGGTCCTCGAGAAATCGATCCCCTACGAGGTGACGCCAAAGGGCAGCGCCACCGAACGCGGGACGCTCACGGCGCGGCTCGGGGTGGTGCCGCTGCACATCGACGCCCCCAGCGCGCGCTTGATGACGGACCTCGATCGGTTCGTGGTGGCGGGGCGCACGGCCAAGGGCGCGAGCGTGACGGTGAACGGGCGGCCCATCGAGTCGGGCACCGGGATCTTCTTCGGCACCTTCGAGCTGCCGGCGGGCAAGGAGACCCCGGTGGAGATCCGCGCCTCCGCGCCGCACGTAGCCGCGCGCACGGCACGCTATTCGGTGCGGCGGGTGGCGAGCTTGGAGGCGGAGGCCAAGTCGTTCGAGGCCGCGAACCCGCTCGGCTACGATGCCGTGGCGGCGAACATCGAGGGGCACATCGGCAAGGACATCGCGATCGAGGGCGAGGTGCGCCAGGCCCGAACGGTGAACCACCAGACGGTGATCATCGTGGACGACGCGCGCGGGTGCGCGAAGCACCCTTGCCTGGTGCGCGTCCTGTACGGCGGGGATCTCGATCTGCAGCCGCGGCAGGAGCTGAAAGCCTACGGGCGCGTGACGCGCGGCTTCAGCCCCAGCGACGCGGCGACCCCGGGCGGAAAGCCGATCCCCGAGGTGGAGGCCGATTTCGTGCTGCGCGCGAAGCAAGGCGCTTCGAACGGCAGGAAGTCGAAGTGA